The Gemmatimonas sp. genome window below encodes:
- a CDS encoding DEAD/DEAH box helicase: MTAIDPDTLIDDTTFADLGLAQPLLAALSDAGYERPTPIQRDAIPLALKGRDLIGLAQTGTGKTASFTLPMVHRLLGGPRRTRVLVLTPTRELCLQVEESVRKYSKYAPVDVIPVFGGVGYEPQERALRAGVDVVVATPGRLLDHLEKRNVDFSYLETLVLDEADRMLDMGFAPQLNRIVEQVPRYRQTLLFSATMPPEVEALARKYLRKPVVVQVGRRSSAATTVTHAVYPVPRHLKNDLLVHLLTKKAHDSVLVFTRTKSGADRVVQDLEKAGVKAGAMHADKSQRERMAALEDFKSGKLRVLVATDIAQRGLDISGITHVINYDVPQQPEDYVHRIGRTGRAASTGDAYTFMAAEDIGMVRTIERTIGQEIPRVSVPGFDFGT, translated from the coding sequence ATGACTGCAATCGACCCTGACACGCTGATCGACGACACAACGTTCGCCGATCTGGGCCTCGCCCAACCCTTGCTCGCCGCGCTCTCCGATGCCGGCTACGAGCGTCCCACGCCCATTCAGCGCGATGCCATTCCGCTCGCGCTGAAAGGTCGCGATCTGATCGGCCTCGCCCAGACGGGCACCGGCAAGACCGCCAGCTTCACGCTGCCGATGGTGCATCGACTGCTGGGCGGACCGCGTCGGACGCGCGTCCTCGTGCTCACCCCCACCCGCGAGCTCTGTCTCCAAGTGGAGGAGAGTGTCCGCAAGTATTCCAAGTACGCGCCGGTAGACGTCATCCCCGTGTTCGGCGGCGTCGGCTACGAGCCGCAGGAACGCGCGCTGCGCGCCGGCGTCGACGTGGTCGTCGCCACGCCGGGACGCTTGCTGGACCATCTCGAGAAACGCAACGTCGACTTCTCGTATCTCGAGACGTTGGTACTCGACGAAGCGGACCGCATGCTCGACATGGGCTTTGCGCCGCAGCTCAATCGCATCGTCGAACAGGTCCCGCGCTACCGGCAGACGCTGCTGTTCAGCGCCACCATGCCGCCCGAGGTCGAGGCGCTCGCGCGCAAGTATCTCCGCAAGCCCGTCGTGGTGCAGGTCGGTCGGCGTTCGTCGGCCGCGACCACGGTGACGCACGCGGTGTACCCGGTACCGCGTCATCTCAAGAATGATCTGCTCGTGCATCTGCTCACGAAGAAGGCGCACGACTCGGTGCTGGTGTTCACGCGCACGAAGAGCGGCGCCGATCGCGTGGTGCAGGATCTCGAGAAGGCCGGCGTGAAGGCGGGCGCGATGCATGCCGACAAGTCCCAGCGCGAACGCATGGCGGCGCTCGAAGACTTCAAGTCGGGCAAGTTGCGCGTGTTGGTGGCCACCGACATCGCGCAGCGGGGTCTCGACATCTCCGGCATCACGCACGTGATCAACTATGACGTACCGCAGCAGCCGGAAGACTACGTGCACCGGATCGGCCGTACTGGCCGCGCCGCCAGCACCGGCGATGCCTACACCTTCATGGCGGCCGAAGACATCGGCATGGTGCGCACGATCGAGCGGACCATCGGTCAGGAAATTCCGCGCGTGAGCGTGCCGGGCTTCGACTTCGGCACCTGA